The nucleotide sequence ACTCCGTCGGCGTCGTGCCGTAGGCGGAGTGTTCGATGTCCGCGAAGAACGCCTCGGCTCCCCATGGGTCCTCGAACTCCCCGCCGTCGGTCTGGGTCGTTCCGTCGTGCTCAGACTGCTGGATCGGCCCCTCACCGTCCGGTGGGATCGACCCGTCGCCGGGATCGTTGGGGTCGTCGGGAAGCGACGCCGGATCGCGGTAGGCGTCCGGATCGGCACGGAGTTCGGACAGCGAGCGGCCGCGCCAGGTGAGATACATCCGGAGTGCGTCCAGGTCGAGGCCACGACGGGTGAACCCGTCGGGCGTCTCCAGCAGGCGGCCGTACTCCTCGGTCGCCGCCTCGGCGGCGATCGGCCGGCCGATGACCATCGCTTTGTCGATATGGCCACCGAGAGCGTTCCGGACGGCGAGTGCGAGGGGATACGCAAGCCCGACGAGGACGGCGTTCGAGAGGATCGTCAGCGCGAAGACCCCAAGCGACGGCCGGATCGCCGGCAGCGCCATGTCCGCGACGAGATACGTCGGGTAGGTCGGAAAGAGGATCGCGAGGACGATCAGCGCCTTCGCGTCGGCACCGCCGAACCCGCCCATCCACCAGAACGCGTACGCGAGCGGGACGAGCAACCCGAGGCTGAAGGCGACCTGGAAGACGAACAGGGCCGGCGTCGGCGCGAGCACGCGCGGATCGACGACGAGACCGTCCGTCCAGACCAGCCACGCGTCCCAGACCAGCAGGACGACGCCGAGACCGGCCAGTGGGAGCCAGGTGCGGTTCGGGACGCGACGCGTACGCACGTCACGCCAGGCCGCCCACCCGAGGACGGGGACGACGAGCAACCGCAGCAGATCCGGAAGCGTCGCGTTCACACTCGTCACTCTCGGGGGCGGGAGTTAGCCCTTGTGGAACTGCCCCCACCTGGTCGCCCCCACAAATCGCGGCCCTCAGTTCACTCCCCGGGTACGTCCCAAGAATATTATAGCAGTGCGACAAAAACGGGGTCGATGGAAGCGTCGCTCTACGTGGTCGCGGTTCTCGTCTCCAGCGGCCTCGCCGTTTCCGTGGCCACGTGGCTGTGGTCGCACGATCTGGACCGCGCCGCGCGGGTGTTCGCGCTGATGCTGTCGCTGTATCCGCTCGTGGGGCTGTTCGTCGTCGGCGAGATCGTCGCGACCGATCGGACGCTCGCGATCGCGTTTTTCGTCCTTCACGCCGCGGTCGTCGCCGTGATCGTCCCGCTGTGGTTTCTCTTCGCGATCCGCTATACGGACCGCGGGCACTGGCTCACGCGTCCCCGACTCCTGGCGTTCGGGGGCTTGCTGGCGGTCCTCGCCGCCATCCAGCTGACGGACCCGATCCATGGCCTGGTCTACGAGTACGCGATCACCACCGACCCGTTCCACCACGTGGCCGCGACGCCGACGCCGCTGTTTCCGATCTTCGCGCTCTTCCAGACGGTCCCCTATCTCGGCGCGATGGGGCTGCTGGGCTATCACGCGGCGGTCGAAGCGCCGGCCAAGCGCAAGCGGACGCTGGCGCTGATCGTCGGGTTCCTGCCCCCGCTTTTCACCGTCGCCGGCTGGAACGCCGGTGTCATCCCGGGGCCCCTCGACGGCGCCAGCAACATCGCCTCGGCGTGGTCGCTCGCGTTCGTCGCCTGGGCGGTGTTTCGCTACCAGCTGTTCGACATCCTTTCGCTCGCCCGCAAACGCGTCTTCGAGGACCTGCGAGATCCGATCGTCGTCGTCGACCCCGACCGCCGGATCCTCGATGTCAACCGGGCGGCCGTCGGGACGTTCCCCGCCCTCGCTGATGCCGACAGCGCGAAACTGGAGGAACGCCTCCCGCCGATCGTCGAAGACGACACGATCGTCCAGTCGTTCACGGACTACGGGGAGGAGTCCCGCGAGTTCGAGGTCAGCATCTCCCCGCTCGTGACGGCGGGAGACACGCAGGGGTACGGACTCGTGATCCGGGACGTCACGGCGATCAACCGACAGATCCGGGACCTCAAACAGCAGTCCGCACAGCTCGAACGGTTCGCGAGCACGCTGTCGCACGACCTCCGGAACCCGCTGAACGTCGCCAACGGGCGCTCGGAGCTGGCACTCGAAACGGGCGACCTCTCGCACCTCGAAGCCACACTCGACGCCCAACAGCGCATGGGCCAGATCATCGACGACGTCCTCGCGCTCTCCCGGGAGGGCCGCACGATCGACGAACCGGAACGAGTCCGGCTGAAACCCGTCTTCGAGGACGCCTGGGCGTCGACGGCGACTCCGTCCGCCACCGAGGAGATCGAACCGGACGCGGACGTGGTCGTCTACGCCGACCCCGGGCGCCTCCAGAACGTCTTCGAAAACCTCATCCGCAATGCGGTGGAGCACGCCTCACCGACGGCCGACGACGGGGCGACCGACGACGAGCCGTCGGACGACCAGCCGGCCGGTAGGGACGCGACCGGCGTGACGATCACGCTCGGCCGCCACGCCGAGGGGTTCTACGTCGAGGACGACGGCCCGGGCGTGCCGGCGGACGAACGCGAGCGGGTGTTCGAGTACGCCTACACGACAGAGGAGACCGGTACGGGTCTCGGGCTCGCCATCGTCGACGCGATCGCGAGCGCGCACGGCTGGTCGGTGAGCATGACCGAGGGGTCCCGGGGCGGTGCCCGGGTCGTGTTCTCCGGGGTGGATATCGTCGAGGCGGGGCCGGAGGCTGTCGAGGAAGTGCCCGGCGTAGTCACGGACGGTCGAGAATCGACAGGGTGAGTGCCCGGGTCACGCCCGAGGCACTCGCCTGTTTGGCCTGTCGACTCCCGGCAGACGGTCGCAGTCGCTGATCGCGTTAGGATCGCAGAAAGCGGTTTTGGAAGCGAACCGATCAGATGACGCGGTTCTGGAGGTAATCCAGATGCTTGGCGTTGTAGACGATCTTGACGTCGTCCTCGGTAGGCGTCCCGACACACGTCAGGCGAACACCCTTGTCCTCGACTTCCTCGTCGGAGAGAATCTGCTGCATGTCCATGTCGATTTCGCCCTCCTTGACGATGGCAGCACAGTTGGCACACGCACCGGCGCGACACGAGAACGGCCAGTCGTAGCCTTGGGCCTCTGCGGCCTCCAGAATGTATTCGCCTTCGGCGACGTCGATTTCGCCGTAGTCGTTCTCACCGAGATCGGACGACTCGGCCTTCTCGAAAAGGTCGGCGTCGTCCATGTCCCATCCGTGATCGTCCAGCACTTCGTAGTTGAGGTATTCTACAGTGGGCATCAGGAGCACGGTACACACGCCTGACTGTTAACTTTGCTGTTCGAAACAGACTTCCCGGACAAATTCCCCGGTTGTTCGCCCGGAGATCCCCGCTCTACGGAAAATTCGCCACGAAAGCGGGACGAATATTAATGATAACTGTTCACGAAACA is from Halorhabdus sp. BNX81 and encodes:
- a CDS encoding A24 family peptidase — its product is MNATLPDLLRLLVVPVLGWAAWRDVRTRRVPNRTWLPLAGLGVVLLVWDAWLVWTDGLVVDPRVLAPTPALFVFQVAFSLGLLVPLAYAFWWMGGFGGADAKALIVLAILFPTYPTYLVADMALPAIRPSLGVFALTILSNAVLVGLAYPLALAVRNALGGHIDKAMVIGRPIAAEAATEEYGRLLETPDGFTRRGLDLDALRMYLTWRGRSLSELRADPDAYRDPASLPDDPNDPGDGSIPPDGEGPIQQSEHDGTTQTDGGEFEDPWGAEAFFADIEHSAYGTTPTELREGLEVLAKGDTVWITPGIPFLVPMFGGLVVSLVAGDMLLWVLEAVGIGALG
- a CDS encoding histidine kinase N-terminal 7TM domain-containing protein; translated protein: MEASLYVVAVLVSSGLAVSVATWLWSHDLDRAARVFALMLSLYPLVGLFVVGEIVATDRTLAIAFFVLHAAVVAVIVPLWFLFAIRYTDRGHWLTRPRLLAFGGLLAVLAAIQLTDPIHGLVYEYAITTDPFHHVAATPTPLFPIFALFQTVPYLGAMGLLGYHAAVEAPAKRKRTLALIVGFLPPLFTVAGWNAGVIPGPLDGASNIASAWSLAFVAWAVFRYQLFDILSLARKRVFEDLRDPIVVVDPDRRILDVNRAAVGTFPALADADSAKLEERLPPIVEDDTIVQSFTDYGEESREFEVSISPLVTAGDTQGYGLVIRDVTAINRQIRDLKQQSAQLERFASTLSHDLRNPLNVANGRSELALETGDLSHLEATLDAQQRMGQIIDDVLALSREGRTIDEPERVRLKPVFEDAWASTATPSATEEIEPDADVVVYADPGRLQNVFENLIRNAVEHASPTADDGATDDEPSDDQPAGRDATGVTITLGRHAEGFYVEDDGPGVPADERERVFEYAYTTEETGTGLGLAIVDAIASAHGWSVSMTEGSRGGARVVFSGVDIVEAGPEAVEEVPGVVTDGRESTG
- the fer gene encoding ferredoxin Fer — protein: MPTVEYLNYEVLDDHGWDMDDADLFEKAESSDLGENDYGEIDVAEGEYILEAAEAQGYDWPFSCRAGACANCAAIVKEGEIDMDMQQILSDEEVEDKGVRLTCVGTPTEDDVKIVYNAKHLDYLQNRVI